A stretch of the Cellulomonas sp. WB94 genome encodes the following:
- a CDS encoding NAD(P)/FAD-dependent oxidoreductase, which yields MSRARSTEVDAVVVGSGPGGLAAAVTLARAGLSVQVVEAQDTIGGGSRTLDLGLADGVLHDVCSAVHPLAVASPFLQSFDLEARGVEMLAAEAAYAQPLDGGRAAVAYRSIERTADALGPDGPAWRRLLGPLSTHPDGLVDVALGDRRSMPRDLGTAVRFGLGVLEQGSVAWGARFRTEEAAALLTGVAAHAIAPMPSLTAAGAAVMLAALAHGPGWPIPRGGSQSIVDALAADLRAHGGSIVTGTEVHDLDELPRAQAYLFDTTPRTLVRVLGRRLPGRAARSFARFPAGNAAAKVDFVLSGPVPWTRPEVGLAGTVHVGGSRAQMAAAEAAVAAGRHAEHPMVLLSDPTTADATRFGAGGLRPLWTYAHVPNGSTLDLTDAVTRQVERFAPGFRDVVVAARCVPAAQMSEHNANYAGGDIAGGAVSLYRMFARPRPVWDPFDGGLPGVYLCSASVPPGPGVHGLGGWYAATRALRSRFGITQPPSLAP from the coding sequence GTGAGCCGAGCGCGGTCGACGGAGGTCGACGCGGTCGTCGTCGGAAGTGGTCCCGGTGGCCTGGCTGCCGCCGTGACGCTCGCCCGCGCGGGGCTGAGCGTCCAGGTCGTCGAGGCGCAGGACACGATCGGCGGCGGGTCTCGCACGCTCGACCTCGGCCTCGCGGACGGCGTCCTGCACGACGTGTGCTCAGCCGTGCACCCCCTCGCCGTTGCGTCCCCGTTCCTCCAGTCGTTCGACCTCGAGGCGCGCGGTGTCGAGATGCTGGCCGCGGAGGCCGCGTACGCGCAGCCGCTCGACGGCGGGCGCGCCGCGGTGGCCTACCGGTCCATCGAGCGCACGGCCGACGCGCTCGGCCCGGACGGCCCGGCCTGGCGCCGCCTCCTCGGGCCGCTCTCGACGCACCCCGACGGTCTCGTCGACGTCGCCCTGGGCGATCGCCGGAGCATGCCCCGCGACCTGGGGACCGCCGTCCGCTTCGGGCTCGGGGTGCTCGAGCAGGGCAGCGTCGCGTGGGGCGCGCGGTTCCGGACCGAGGAGGCCGCCGCTCTGCTCACCGGGGTCGCCGCGCACGCGATCGCACCGATGCCGTCGCTCACGGCCGCCGGTGCCGCTGTGATGCTCGCGGCGCTCGCCCACGGGCCGGGCTGGCCGATCCCGCGGGGCGGCAGCCAGTCGATCGTGGACGCCCTCGCGGCCGACCTACGTGCGCACGGCGGCTCGATCGTGACGGGCACCGAGGTGCACGACCTCGACGAGCTGCCGCGCGCCCAGGCCTACCTGTTCGACACGACCCCGCGAACCCTCGTCCGCGTGCTGGGTCGGCGCCTGCCTGGACGCGCTGCCCGGTCGTTCGCCCGGTTCCCTGCCGGCAACGCCGCCGCGAAGGTCGACTTCGTGCTCTCGGGTCCCGTGCCGTGGACCCGCCCCGAGGTCGGGCTCGCGGGCACCGTCCATGTCGGGGGCAGCCGCGCGCAGATGGCCGCCGCGGAGGCCGCGGTGGCGGCCGGACGGCACGCCGAGCACCCGATGGTCCTGCTGAGCGATCCGACGACGGCCGATGCGACCCGGTTCGGCGCGGGCGGCCTGCGCCCGTTGTGGACCTACGCGCACGTCCCGAACGGGTCGACGCTCGACCTGACAGACGCCGTGACGCGGCAGGTCGAGCGGTTCGCGCCGGGCTTCCGGGACGTCGTCGTCGCCGCGCGGTGCGTCCCCGCCGCGCAGATGAGCGAGCACAACGCCAACTACGCGGGCGGCGACATCGCCGGGGGTGCGGTGTCGCTGTACCGGATGTTCGCCCGCCCACGCCCGGTCTGGGACCCGTTCGACGGTGGGCTGCCGGGCGTCTACCTGTGCTCCGCCTCGGTGCCGCCGGGTCCGGGCGTGCACGGGCTCGGTGGCTGGTACGCGGCGACGCGCGCGCTGCGGTCGAGGTTCGGGATCACCCAGCCGCCGTCCCTCGCTCCCTGA
- the groL gene encoding chaperonin GroEL (60 kDa chaperone family; promotes refolding of misfolded polypeptides especially under stressful conditions; forms two stacked rings of heptamers to form a barrel-shaped 14mer; ends can be capped by GroES; misfolded proteins enter the barrel where they are refolded when GroES binds) produces MAKIIAFNEEARRGIERGLNILADTVKVTLGPKGRNVVLDKKWGAPTITNDGVSIAKEIDLDDPFEKIGAELVKEVAKKTDDVAGDGTTTATVLAQALVREGLRNVAAGANPIALKKGIEKAVEAVIAQLLLQAKDVETKEQIAATASISAGDTAIGELIAEALDKVGKEGVITVEESSALGLELELTEGMRFDKGYLSAYFVTDPERQEAVLEDAYVLLVESKISNVKDLLPLLEKVIQAGKPLFIIAEDVEGEALATLVVNKIRGTFKSVAVKAPGFGDRRKAMLQDMAILTGGQVVSETVGLKLDTVGLEVLGTARKIVVTKDETTIVEGSGDAAQIAGRVSQIRAEIENSDSDYDREKLQERLAKLAGGVAVIKAGAATEVELKERKHRIEDAVRNAKAAVEEGIVAGGGVALIQAGKLAFADAGILALEGDEATGANIVRVALDAPLKQIAINAGLEGGVVAEKVRNLPTGHGLNAATNVYEDLLLAGVNDPVKVTRSALQNAASIAALFLTTEAVVADKPEKAPAGGGGGGGEDFGGGF; encoded by the coding sequence ATGGCCAAGATCATTGCCTTCAACGAGGAGGCCCGTCGCGGCATCGAGCGAGGACTCAACATCCTCGCCGACACCGTCAAGGTCACCCTCGGCCCGAAGGGCCGCAACGTCGTCCTGGACAAGAAGTGGGGCGCCCCCACGATCACCAACGACGGCGTCTCCATCGCCAAGGAGATCGACCTCGACGACCCGTTCGAGAAGATCGGTGCCGAGCTCGTCAAGGAGGTCGCCAAGAAGACCGACGACGTCGCCGGCGACGGCACCACCACCGCCACGGTCCTGGCCCAGGCGCTCGTGCGCGAGGGTCTGCGCAACGTTGCGGCCGGCGCCAACCCGATCGCCCTGAAGAAGGGCATCGAGAAGGCCGTCGAGGCCGTCATCGCCCAGCTCCTCCTGCAGGCCAAGGATGTGGAGACCAAGGAGCAGATCGCTGCGACCGCCTCCATCTCGGCCGGCGACACGGCGATCGGCGAGCTCATCGCCGAGGCGCTCGACAAGGTCGGCAAGGAAGGCGTCATCACGGTCGAGGAGTCCAGCGCGCTGGGCCTCGAGCTCGAGCTGACCGAGGGCATGCGCTTCGACAAGGGTTACCTGTCGGCGTACTTCGTCACCGACCCGGAGCGCCAGGAGGCCGTCCTCGAGGACGCCTACGTCCTGCTCGTCGAGTCGAAGATCTCGAACGTCAAGGACCTGCTGCCCCTCCTGGAGAAGGTCATCCAGGCCGGCAAGCCGCTCTTCATCATCGCTGAGGACGTCGAGGGCGAGGCCCTGGCCACGCTCGTCGTGAACAAGATCCGCGGCACGTTCAAGTCCGTCGCCGTCAAGGCGCCCGGCTTCGGCGACCGCCGCAAGGCGATGCTCCAGGACATGGCGATCCTCACCGGTGGCCAGGTCGTCTCCGAGACCGTCGGCCTCAAGCTCGACACGGTCGGCCTCGAGGTCCTCGGCACGGCGCGCAAGATCGTCGTCACCAAGGACGAGACGACCATCGTCGAGGGCTCGGGCGACGCCGCGCAGATCGCCGGCCGCGTCTCGCAGATCCGTGCCGAGATCGAGAACTCCGACTCGGACTACGACCGTGAGAAGCTCCAGGAGCGTCTCGCGAAGCTGGCCGGCGGCGTTGCCGTCATCAAGGCCGGCGCTGCGACCGAGGTCGAGCTCAAGGAGCGCAAGCACCGCATCGAGGACGCCGTTCGCAACGCGAAGGCCGCCGTCGAAGAGGGCATCGTCGCCGGTGGTGGCGTCGCGCTCATCCAGGCGGGCAAGCTCGCGTTCGCCGACGCGGGCATCCTCGCGCTCGAGGGCGACGAGGCGACCGGGGCGAACATCGTTCGCGTCGCGCTCGACGCGCCGCTCAAGCAGATCGCGATCAACGCCGGCCTCGAGGGTGGCGTCGTCGCGGAGAAGGTCCGCAACCTCCCCACCGGTCACGGCCTCAACGCCGCGACGAACGTCTACGAGGACCTGCTCCTCGCCGGCGTCAACGACCCGGTGAAGGTCACGCGCTCCGCACTGCAGAACGCGGCGTCCATCGCGGCCCTGTTCCTGACCACCGAGGCCGTCGTGGCCGACAAGCCGGAGAAGGCCCCGGCCGGTGGCGGCGGCGGTGGCGGCGAGGACTTCGGCGGCGGTTTCTGA
- a CDS encoding DUF4031 domain-containing protein has product MTVLVDPPMWPRHGRLWAHLVSDESLDELHAFAARAGIPARGFDRDHYDVPDSLHAELVALGAVPVGAHELIRRLRASGLRVRRRDRSRPGT; this is encoded by the coding sequence ATGACGGTGCTGGTCGATCCGCCGATGTGGCCCCGGCACGGGCGACTGTGGGCGCACCTCGTGAGCGACGAGTCGCTCGACGAGCTCCATGCGTTCGCCGCCCGCGCCGGGATCCCGGCACGCGGGTTCGACCGCGACCACTACGACGTGCCCGACAGCCTGCACGCGGAGCTCGTCGCCCTCGGCGCTGTGCCGGTCGGCGCGCACGAGCTCATCCGCCGGCTTCGCGCGTCCGGACTGCGGGTCCGACGCCGCGACCGCAGCCGACCCGGCACCTGA
- a CDS encoding WXG100 family type VII secretion target, protein MSKFEVDSAQVAQAAAAVQARTAAVRAEVAALQRQLNELQSTWRGGAATAFTGVMTEWSATQARVEQALDHITTALHTAARTYADAESQASRLFMR, encoded by the coding sequence ATGAGCAAGTTCGAGGTCGACAGCGCGCAGGTCGCGCAGGCAGCCGCAGCCGTCCAGGCACGTACCGCAGCAGTGCGTGCTGAGGTCGCGGCGCTGCAGCGGCAGCTGAACGAGCTGCAGAGCACCTGGCGCGGTGGCGCGGCCACTGCGTTCACCGGCGTCATGACCGAGTGGTCAGCGACCCAGGCCCGCGTCGAGCAGGCCCTCGACCACATCACGACAGCCCTGCACACGGCCGCGCGCACCTACGCGGACGCCGAGTCCCAGGCGTCGCGGCTGTTCATGCGCTGA
- a CDS encoding HAMP domain-containing sensor histidine kinase, whose protein sequence is MSGPDVPVGRTRRLRLPRVGGSRFAQPVVRVRARWARVPLLARLVGIITVLLTVGLLVAGATTTTLLQRYLVGRVDSQLKTEAFSLADRQLDALLRNGCNQGGSSLLPSDYTVIFRFAAVSGQDATDTVQDCGRSVTYQESGEPQLPTLTADQADALGGEPFTVPSTRSDSSWRVVAYPLGVGGLYTGTVTVGLPLGGIHQTVERIVRVLVSSGAVIIIIGALAGSWAVRRSLRPLREIEVTAAAIAAGDMTRRVPAAPPSTEVGRLGEALNGMLTQIEQAFDARTASEGRMRRFVADASHELRTPLAAIRGYGELYRMGALTERDQVDDTMRRIEQSATRMGGLVEDLLALARLDERRPLRSDHVDLAVLAADSISDLHALDPDRPLKIQPIDGTAGLRSCTVVGDERMLRQVLSNLVGNVVAHTPAGTPVEIALGSRGDAAVLEVRDHGPGIDPEHAARVFERFYRVDASRSRNAAGQGTGGGAGLGMAIVAAIVGAHHGDVDIEQTPGGGTTVRVTLPVVGPGSPPAGPEATSPGAA, encoded by the coding sequence ATGAGCGGTCCCGACGTGCCCGTCGGGCGCACACGACGGCTCCGGCTGCCGCGCGTGGGCGGCTCGCGGTTCGCGCAACCCGTGGTCCGGGTCCGCGCGCGTTGGGCGCGGGTCCCGCTGCTGGCCCGGCTCGTGGGCATCATCACGGTGCTGCTCACGGTCGGCCTGCTGGTCGCGGGTGCGACGACGACCACGCTGCTGCAGCGCTACCTCGTCGGCCGGGTCGACAGCCAGCTCAAGACCGAGGCGTTCAGCCTCGCGGACCGGCAGCTCGACGCGCTGCTGCGCAACGGCTGCAACCAGGGCGGCAGCTCGCTGTTGCCCAGCGACTACACGGTGATCTTCCGGTTCGCGGCAGTCAGCGGTCAGGACGCCACCGACACCGTCCAGGACTGCGGTCGCAGCGTGACCTACCAGGAGTCCGGCGAGCCGCAGCTGCCGACCCTCACGGCCGACCAGGCCGACGCGCTGGGCGGCGAACCGTTCACCGTCCCGAGCACGCGCTCGGACTCGTCCTGGCGTGTCGTGGCGTACCCCCTCGGCGTCGGTGGCCTCTACACCGGCACGGTCACGGTCGGGCTTCCGCTCGGCGGCATCCACCAGACCGTCGAGCGGATCGTCCGGGTGCTCGTGTCGAGCGGTGCGGTCATCATCATCATCGGCGCGCTCGCCGGCAGCTGGGCCGTGCGCCGCTCGCTGCGGCCCCTGCGGGAGATCGAGGTCACGGCCGCAGCGATCGCCGCGGGCGACATGACCCGCCGCGTGCCCGCGGCACCGCCGTCGACGGAGGTCGGCCGGCTCGGCGAGGCGCTGAACGGCATGCTCACCCAGATCGAGCAGGCGTTCGACGCCCGCACGGCCTCGGAGGGCCGGATGCGCCGGTTCGTCGCGGACGCCTCCCACGAGCTGCGGACGCCGCTTGCCGCGATCCGCGGGTACGGCGAGCTGTACCGGATGGGAGCGCTCACCGAGCGTGACCAGGTCGACGACACCATGCGCCGCATCGAGCAGTCCGCGACCCGCATGGGCGGCCTCGTCGAGGACCTGCTCGCGCTCGCGCGCCTCGACGAGCGGCGCCCGCTGCGGTCCGACCACGTCGACCTCGCGGTGCTGGCGGCCGACTCGATCAGCGACCTGCACGCGCTCGACCCCGACCGCCCACTGAAGATCCAGCCGATCGACGGGACGGCCGGGCTGCGCTCGTGCACGGTCGTCGGCGACGAGCGGATGCTCCGGCAGGTGCTGTCGAACCTCGTCGGCAACGTCGTCGCCCACACCCCCGCGGGCACCCCGGTCGAGATCGCGCTCGGGAGCCGCGGCGACGCGGCGGTCCTCGAGGTCCGCGACCACGGCCCGGGCATCGACCCCGAGCACGCCGCGCGCGTCTTCGAACGCTTCTACCGGGTCGATGCCAGCCGCAGCCGGAACGCCGCGGGGCAGGGGACGGGCGGTGGCGCAGGGCTCGGCATGGCGATCGTCGCGGCCATCGTCGGGGCCCACCACGGTGATGTCGACATCGAGCAGACCCCCGGTGGCGGCACGACCGTCCGCGTGACGCTGCCCGTCGTCGGGCCGGGAAGTCCACCTGCTGGACCGGAAGCGACCTCTCCGGGTGCCGCCTGA
- a CDS encoding response regulator transcription factor, with protein sequence MNGPSGVPEARLLVVDDEPNIRELLATSLRFAGFEVFAAADGASALRLARQHEPDLLVLDVMLPDMDGFTVTRRLREKGQHVPVLFLTARDDTADKVQGLTVGGDDYVTKPFSLEEVVARIRAVLRRTNPAEIDPGSVLSYADLELDEDSHEVRRAGQVVELSPTEFKLLRYLLLNPGRVLSKTQILDHVWQYDWGGDANIVESYISYLRRKIDQVDGPDGTRVVPLIQTKRGVGYLLRLPSGS encoded by the coding sequence ATGAATGGACCGTCCGGCGTGCCCGAGGCCCGGCTCCTTGTCGTCGACGACGAGCCCAACATCCGCGAACTCCTCGCGACGTCCCTGCGCTTCGCGGGATTCGAGGTGTTCGCCGCCGCCGACGGCGCAAGCGCGCTGCGTCTGGCCCGGCAGCACGAGCCCGACCTGCTCGTGCTCGACGTCATGCTCCCCGACATGGACGGGTTCACCGTCACGCGTCGGCTGCGCGAGAAGGGTCAGCACGTGCCCGTCCTGTTCCTGACGGCGCGCGACGACACCGCGGACAAGGTCCAGGGTCTGACGGTCGGCGGCGACGACTACGTGACGAAGCCGTTCAGCCTCGAGGAGGTCGTGGCGCGCATCCGGGCCGTCCTGCGGCGCACGAACCCCGCCGAGATCGACCCCGGGAGCGTGCTGTCCTACGCCGACCTCGAGCTCGACGAGGACTCCCACGAGGTGCGCCGGGCCGGCCAGGTCGTCGAGCTGTCCCCCACCGAGTTCAAGCTGCTGCGCTACCTCCTGCTCAACCCCGGCCGGGTGCTGTCCAAGACCCAGATCCTCGATCACGTCTGGCAGTACGACTGGGGCGGCGACGCGAACATCGTCGAGTCCTACATCTCGTACCTGCGTCGCAAGATCGACCAGGTCGACGGTCCGGACGGGACGCGCGTCGTCCCGCTCATCCAGACGAAGCGTGGGGTCGGCTACCTGCTGCGGCTCCCCAGCGGTTCATGA
- a CDS encoding PspA/IM30 family protein, with the protein MTEKQTILGRITQLAKANINSLLDRAEDPAKLIDQLIRDYTNNIAEAEDAVAQTIGNLRLAQQDHADDVSAASSWGQKAAAASAKADELRASGDVTGADKFDNLAKVALGKQIAAEDEATTAEPLIASQSDVVEKLKAGLSSSKVKLEELKTKRDSLVARQKNAQAQSQLHDALGSINVLDPTSEISRFEDKVRREEARVAGEQELAASSIDAQFEELDRSGANLEVEARLAALKKGTAPSL; encoded by the coding sequence ATGACCGAGAAGCAGACGATCCTGGGTCGCATCACCCAGCTCGCCAAGGCGAACATCAACTCCCTGCTCGACCGCGCGGAGGACCCCGCCAAGCTCATCGACCAGCTCATCCGCGACTACACCAACAACATCGCGGAGGCCGAGGACGCGGTCGCCCAGACGATCGGCAACCTCCGGCTCGCGCAGCAGGACCACGCGGACGACGTGTCGGCGGCAAGCAGCTGGGGCCAGAAGGCCGCGGCCGCCTCGGCGAAGGCCGACGAGCTGCGCGCCTCGGGTGACGTCACGGGCGCCGACAAGTTCGACAACCTCGCCAAGGTCGCGCTCGGCAAGCAGATCGCTGCGGAGGACGAGGCCACGACCGCCGAGCCGCTCATCGCGTCGCAGTCCGACGTCGTCGAGAAGCTCAAGGCTGGGCTGTCGTCGTCCAAGGTCAAGCTCGAGGAGCTCAAGACCAAGCGCGACTCGCTCGTCGCCCGCCAGAAGAACGCCCAGGCCCAGTCCCAGCTGCACGACGCGCTGGGCTCGATCAACGTCCTCGACCCGACGAGTGAGATCTCCCGCTTCGAGGACAAGGTGCGGCGCGAGGAGGCCCGGGTCGCGGGCGAGCAGGAGCTCGCGGCGTCCTCGATCGACGCGCAGTTCGAGGAGCTGGACCGCTCGGGTGCCAACCTCGAGGTCGAGGCGCGGCTCGCGGCCCTGAAGAAGGGCACCGCGCCGTCCCTCTAG
- a CDS encoding TPM domain-containing protein yields the protein MTRRLLALCRTRSRRAARLLGAVAALSVLGVVGALAVPAVALVPAVAPFHVNDRITDQVGALGSSTAEVTTHLDALKNGSVYDLYVVFVDDFSGASGSSWADDTAIASGLGTEDVLLAVAVTERSYGLSVADQSQLTDAQIRNLRTDLIEPRLSAEDWSGAVIAAADGLLAAASGTGTGGSGTGGSTTGGGSSAPSSSSTSGLLVVLVVFLVVVFGGLVIWAMTRRRAGAGVVAAPDSARRGRPDGLDALPTAQLNTRASSALVAIDDAITSSEQELGFAQAQFGLEATTQFSAALAEAKTQVSAAFRLRQELDDSTPESEPEARRMMLAIVDTCAAVSASLDAHSEEFEKLRDLQARAPEVLAGDERRAGEIAARVAPARTTLAGLAATYPPAALASVSANPDHAESLLAGAREQIAHGRTALGGGDKAAAVAAARAAEAGIAQAATLLDAIDRAGAQLARAGADLEAAIASISGDFADAARLAPTEPAVSAATDAGRQAVSSAQQARTGGDPLAALSALRDAEARLDATLAPFREHAEQSARAQAQATDLLGRVTSQIRGISDYIETRRGAVGPEARTRLSEAARLAQQAQVTLPADPVAALAQVQQAGSLAEQASQLAQADVQRWEDEQRSSGPGGFGGPPRGGGSSAGLILGGILIDQLLRGGGGFRGGGFGGGGFGGGGRSGRGGGGGFGGGSRGGRGGGGRF from the coding sequence GTGACCCGACGACTGCTCGCCCTGTGCCGCACCCGTTCCCGCAGGGCGGCCCGGCTGCTCGGCGCCGTCGCCGCACTGAGCGTCCTGGGCGTGGTCGGCGCGCTCGCGGTCCCCGCCGTCGCGCTGGTCCCGGCGGTCGCCCCGTTCCATGTCAACGACCGGATCACCGACCAGGTGGGCGCGCTCGGCTCGTCCACGGCGGAGGTCACGACCCACCTCGACGCCCTGAAGAACGGCTCGGTCTACGACCTGTACGTCGTGTTCGTCGACGACTTCTCGGGGGCGTCCGGCTCGTCCTGGGCGGACGACACGGCGATCGCGTCCGGCCTCGGCACCGAGGACGTGCTGCTGGCCGTGGCGGTCACCGAGCGGAGCTACGGGCTGTCGGTCGCGGACCAGTCCCAGCTGACCGACGCCCAGATCCGGAACCTGCGGACCGACCTCATCGAGCCGCGGCTCAGCGCAGAGGACTGGTCGGGCGCCGTCATCGCCGCGGCGGACGGCCTGCTCGCAGCCGCAAGCGGCACTGGCACGGGCGGCTCGGGCACGGGTGGGTCGACGACCGGCGGCGGTTCGTCGGCGCCCAGCAGCTCGTCGACCTCGGGCCTGCTCGTCGTGCTCGTGGTCTTCCTCGTCGTCGTGTTCGGTGGCCTCGTCATCTGGGCGATGACCCGTCGGCGCGCCGGCGCGGGCGTCGTGGCGGCGCCCGATTCTGCGCGGCGCGGACGCCCCGACGGCCTCGATGCGCTGCCCACGGCGCAGCTGAACACGCGCGCGAGCTCCGCCCTCGTCGCGATCGACGACGCGATCACGTCGTCCGAGCAGGAGCTCGGCTTCGCGCAGGCCCAGTTCGGCCTCGAGGCCACGACCCAGTTCAGTGCGGCGCTCGCCGAGGCCAAGACCCAGGTCTCCGCGGCGTTCCGGCTGCGCCAGGAGCTCGACGACAGCACGCCCGAGTCCGAGCCCGAGGCGCGCCGGATGATGCTCGCGATCGTCGACACGTGCGCCGCGGTCTCCGCATCCCTCGACGCACACTCGGAGGAGTTCGAGAAGCTGCGCGACCTGCAGGCGCGCGCGCCCGAGGTGCTCGCGGGCGACGAGCGGCGCGCCGGTGAGATCGCCGCGCGCGTCGCACCCGCTCGGACGACGCTCGCCGGCCTGGCGGCGACGTACCCCCCGGCCGCCCTCGCGTCCGTGAGCGCCAACCCCGACCACGCCGAGTCGCTGCTCGCCGGGGCCCGCGAGCAGATCGCGCACGGCCGCACCGCGCTCGGCGGCGGCGACAAGGCCGCCGCTGTTGCCGCCGCGCGCGCCGCGGAGGCCGGCATCGCGCAGGCCGCGACCTTGCTCGACGCCATCGACCGTGCGGGTGCGCAGCTCGCGCGTGCCGGGGCGGATCTCGAGGCGGCGATCGCGTCGATCAGCGGCGACTTCGCGGACGCCGCGCGTCTCGCACCCACCGAGCCAGCCGTGTCCGCCGCGACCGACGCGGGCCGCCAGGCGGTCAGCTCGGCCCAGCAGGCCCGGACCGGCGGAGACCCGCTCGCTGCTCTGAGCGCGCTGCGCGACGCGGAGGCGCGGCTCGACGCGACCCTCGCCCCGTTCCGTGAGCACGCCGAGCAGAGCGCGCGCGCCCAGGCCCAGGCCACCGACCTGCTGGGTCGCGTGACCTCGCAGATCAGGGGGATCTCCGACTACATCGAGACGCGGCGCGGCGCCGTCGGGCCGGAGGCGCGCACCCGGCTGTCCGAGGCCGCGCGACTCGCGCAGCAGGCGCAGGTGACGCTCCCGGCCGACCCGGTGGCCGCGCTCGCGCAGGTCCAGCAGGCGGGGAGCCTCGCGGAGCAGGCGAGCCAGCTGGCGCAGGCGGACGTGCAGCGGTGGGAGGACGAGCAGCGCAGCTCCGGCCCCGGCGGGTTCGGCGGACCGCCCCGTGGCGGCGGCTCGTCGGCCGGGCTGATCCTCGGCGGCATCCTCATCGACCAGCTGCTGCGCGGCGGCGGGGGCTTCCGCGGAGGGGGCTTCGGCGGCGGCGGGTTCGGCGGCGGGGGGCGCAGCGGCCGGGGCGGCGGCGGCGGGTTCGGCGGCGGGTCGCGCGGCGGCCGGGGCGGGGGCGGCCGCTTCTGA
- a CDS encoding type 1 glutamine amidotransferase, whose translation MTFETSPVPATPGPRVVTVVQQDANVPLDMFEEWLDGVELRTIHTYAGEEVPVDPTEVGDGLIVLGGEMSAVDDVVAPWLPATRNLLAAASASGVPTLAICLGAQMLALARGGRLQVAAPPGIEAGVIDVQWRPEAVGDVLLGGLLDLTVAEERRSTPMPSMHADAVVDLPRGATWLASSAMYPYQAFRIGSAWGVQFHPEAGTELLATWADGDDTVDTAEVRDAYASRADQLGDAGRRIAQAFVDLVNESAVTGAALV comes from the coding sequence GTGACCTTTGAGACTTCCCCCGTGCCCGCCACCCCGGGCCCTCGCGTCGTGACCGTCGTCCAGCAGGACGCCAACGTCCCGCTGGACATGTTCGAGGAGTGGCTGGACGGGGTCGAGCTCCGCACGATCCACACGTATGCGGGCGAGGAGGTCCCGGTCGACCCGACCGAGGTCGGCGACGGCCTCATCGTGCTCGGCGGGGAGATGAGCGCGGTGGACGACGTCGTCGCGCCCTGGCTGCCCGCGACGCGCAACCTGCTGGCCGCGGCGTCCGCGTCCGGTGTGCCGACGCTCGCGATCTGTCTCGGCGCGCAGATGTTAGCGCTCGCCCGCGGGGGGCGGCTGCAGGTCGCGGCGCCTCCCGGGATCGAGGCCGGCGTCATCGACGTGCAGTGGCGTCCCGAGGCGGTCGGCGACGTGCTGCTCGGCGGGCTGCTCGACCTGACGGTCGCCGAGGAGCGGCGCAGCACCCCGATGCCGAGCATGCACGCGGACGCGGTCGTCGACCTGCCGCGCGGTGCGACCTGGCTCGCGTCGTCGGCGATGTACCCGTACCAGGCGTTCCGGATCGGGTCGGCCTGGGGCGTTCAGTTCCACCCCGAGGCGGGCACCGAGCTGCTCGCGACATGGGCGGACGGGGACGACACCGTCGACACGGCCGAGGTCCGCGACGCGTACGCGAGCCGTGCCGACCAGCTCGGGGACGCGGGGCGCCGGATCGCGCAGGCGTTCGTGGACCTGGTCAATGAGAGCGCGGTCACTGGCGCGGCGCTCGTCTGA